The Atribacterota bacterium region ATTATTTAACTTTTTTCGTTCTTTATAATTTAAGTGTACTTTTAACTCATCAAGGTTTTTACGAGCTCTTTCAACTAATTGTGGAATGATATCCATACTTGTCACTATACCGGGATATAAGATATATCCTGCCAGGCTGGCATTCCAGCCACTTCCTGAACCTAACTCCAATAAGTTATTACCTGGTTGCAGATTTGATAGCATAAGCATTCTGGCGACAGTAGATGGTTGAGAAATAGTCTGGTTATAGCCTATTGGCAGAGCAGCATCTATATAGGCATCATTTTTATGTTCAACAAAAAAGACTCTATCTATAACAGTAATTGCCTTGATTATTGTATAAACATTTTCCTTCTCTTTTTCGCTATAAGCCAGGGACAGTAGATTATTTTCTACACTTCTTATTAACTGTTCCAGATTCATTTTTATACTCTTGAATATTATATTTAAAGAAACTTAAAAGAATAATTAGACTATTATTTTTAATAAATTAACTATGGTTGATATATATTTATAATTATAGCATAATAAAATAAAATTAATGGTAAGGAGGAAAGTTTGAAATGAAAAAAAATAAATTAAGAGAACTATTGAAAGCTGGTAAGCCTTCTTTGGGAACCAGAATATCTGCACAATGGCCTATGATTGCCGAGATGGTCGGTAGTACTGGTAATTTTGATTATATTGAATATGTTGCTGAATATTCTCCTTTTAACCAATATGATCTTGAGAATATTTCGCGAGCTTGTGAATTAACTGAAATGGGATCTATGATTAAAATTGATTTCCAGAACCGTGAGTATATTGCTCAAAAAGCAATTGCCTCTGGCTTTCAAGCAATTCTTTTTACAGATCATAAAACCCCGGAAGAGGTTAGACACTCGATATCTATTGTGAAAGCAGACGAACCGTCTTCTGGTGGTAGATTTGGTTACCCTAATCGTCGTTTTATTGGTTGCCAACCATACTTATCTCAATTGGACCATGTTAAGCGCATTAATGAAATTGTAATATGCTTTATGATAGAAAAGAAAGAAACTATGGATAATATTGAAGAAATTTGTTCAATACCCGGAATTGACATGGTGCAATTTGGACCCTCTGATTATTCTATGAGTATAGGGAAAAATAAGTCTGATATTAAAAAAGAATGTAAGGCTGCTGAACATAAAATGATTGAAGTAGCCTTACAAAATGGTGTTCAACCAAGATGTGAAATATTTGGTGATCCTGATGAAGTTAAATATTATTTAGATCTGGGTGTTAAACATATATGCTTTGGTGATGAAATGAAAATTTACAATTCATTTCTGGTAAATGAAGGAAGTCGTATGAGACGAATTGTTAATAATTTGAGTGGTAAGTTTATTTAAGGAATAAAATAAAAGGAGTTGGTATTATGTCTAAGGCAAAAATAGGTTTCATTGGTCTTGGTGTTATGGGCTTACCTATGGCCAGGAATCTTCTGAAAGCAGACTATCCTTTAATCGTTTATAATAGAAATAAACAACCTTTGCAAACAATAGTTCAAGAGGGTGCTGAAGAAGGCAAATCCAGTGCTGATGTCTCTGGAAAATGCGACATAATTATAACTATGTTACCAGATTCCCCTGACGTGCAAGAAGTAGTCTTATCAAAAGGAGGTTTAATTGAAGGCATGTCTGCAGGGCAGATTTTAATAGATATGAGCTCGATTTCTCCAATAGTATCCCAGGCTATTTCAAAGCAGTTATCCCTGAAGAAAGTAGACATGCTTGATGCGCCAGTTAGCGGAGGACAGGAAAAAGCTGAATCCGGAAATTTGGCAATCATGGTTGGTGGTAAAAAAGAAATATTTGATTGTTGTAAACCAATATTAGAGGTTTTAGGGAATCCAGTATTGGTTGGTAATATCGGTGCCGGTGGCACTACTAAATTAGTCAACCAGGCAATAGTCGCTATTAATATTGCTGCTGTAGCCGAAGCACTGCTATTAGGGAAAAAAGCCGGTGTAGATCCAAGGCGGATTTTTGAAGCTATAAAGGGGGGGTTAGCTGGCAGTCAATGTCTTTCTGACAAGGCACCCCGTATGTTTTCCGGAGATTACGATCCAGGTTTTCGTATCAAGCTTCATGTAAAAGATTTAGCCAATGTATTGCAGGCCAGTCAAACTTTACATAATGCTATGCCTTTGACTGCCCAGGTTATGGAAATGATGAAGGTTTTAATATCAGACGGATATTCTGAGCTGGATCATGGAAGCTTAGCAAAATTTTATGAAAAAATAAACAATGTTTCGCTAAAGGAAAGTAAAAAATAATAAAATATAAAAAATCAAACCAGATAGAAGGTGTAATAAATATGAACAATTACCTTCTTTCTGCCATGGTATAATTGAGAATATATTGTTAAAAAATTAAATTTATTTCCGAGATATCTGTATAATTTTTAAATATTGATAAGGAGTAGGAGTTGAGTGATGGAATTAAAATTAATTGAAAAAAGACAAGAAACGAAAGATGTATTTAGTTTTATTTTTGAAACATCTAAACCTGTTTCCTGGCATGCAGGACAATATGCCCTTTATAAAATTCCTCATACTAATCCGGATAATAGAGGTGATACCAGAATTTTTACCATTTCTTCTCCACCGTATCAAAAAAAGGTAATGCTTACTACACGATATTTCTTTCAGGAAAGCAGTTCCTTTAAAAAAGCATTATTCAGTAAAAAAATCGGAGAAATTGTAAATGTACTCAGGATACAGGGTCATTTTATAATTGAGAATCCGGAAAACAAATTAGTATTTATAGCCGGTGGGATTGGTATAACACCTTTTAATTCAATATTGTTAGAACTGGAAAAGGCGAAACAGATTAAAGATATAATCCTTGTTTACAGTAATAAGAATGAAGAGAATGTTATTTTTAAAGAAACCTTGAGCCAATTGGCAAAGGCAAACCAGGGACTTGCTGTTAGGTATATATATTCACCCCAACGATGTGACAGGGAGTATGTTCAAAAAACAATTTCAGATTTTCAAGAAAGAATCTTTTATATATCCGGTCCACTTAGGCTGGTTAAATCAGTAGAAGAGTCTCTAAGCCAGCTTAATATAAACAGAGAAAAAATAAGAAAAGACTATTTTCCCGTGACTGGTGAATATTAGAAAAGTTTGATTGGTTTTTCTTTTGTTTTAGTAAAATTGCATCACTAATTATGTTATAATTTTCTATAAATTATTGAATTTAAGGAATTATCAACATTGGAAAGGACTGTTATTTCAAGTGATTAAAAATCCCTCTATAGAAGAAAAAAATGGAATTATTGTAATTGGTGGAGCAAATATAGATATTAAAGGGAAATCAAAGAATGTATTGCAATGGAGAACTTCTAACCCTGGTACTATCCGGGTTGCTCATGGGGGAGTTGGCAGAAATATTGCTCATTATTTAGGGCTATTAAATATACCTGTGACATTCCTGAGTGTTGTTGGTGATGACGATGAGGGGAGAGAAATATTAGAAAAACTCAGAAATGCAGGTGTAGAGACTGATGAGATAATTCAGTCGAAAAAAGATGTGACCGGTAAATATGTTGCAGTTTTAGATGAAAAAGGAGATATGCAACTCGCAGTAAGCGATACTATGATTATGAAAAGAGTTACCCCCCGTTATTTAATTGCCAAAGCTGGAATTATTATGAAAAATCGTTTTGTAATCATGGATACCAATTTAACAACCCAGGCTATTCATTATGTAGCTTATTTATGCAACAGAGAAAATATTCCCCTGATTGTTGATCCGGTATCAATTGTTAAGAGTAGAAAACTATTGGGAATTTTACCAAAAATTACCTACCTATCTCCCAATATGGATGAGTTAAGCGCTTTAACCGGTACTGTTATGAGAACTTCCACTGATCGGCAGAAAGCAGTCAGCCAGCTGTTACAAAAGGGAGTTAAAAATATTATTCTAACAAATAATGCACAGGGCGCTTTTGTATTTTCCAGGGAATTTCCCGAAGGATATTTTATTAATACAAGACATAGAAGGGTTGTAGATATAACTGGTGCAGGAGATGCGCTGGTAGCAGGTTTAATGTATGGGTTATATAACCAATATTCACTGTTAAAATCAGTTCAAATCGGATTAACTTTATCTGGCTTGACTGTGATGTCACCGGAGACTGTATATTCAAAGGCAAATGAAAGATTAATTAAAAATAAAATTTTAGGGATGTTTAAGATATTATGAAATATACTGATTTTTTTGAAGTATCTGAGGAAATAAAAAATGCTATTCATAAAGGAGTTGATGGTAAACCAGTTGTAGCTTTAGAATCAAATCTGTTTACCCATGGTCTGCCTTTTCCGGATAATATTACTACTGCCTTAAATATGGAAAAGAATATTAGAGATGAAGGAGCTGTCCCT contains the following coding sequences:
- a CDS encoding carbohydrate kinase family protein, which translates into the protein MIKNPSIEEKNGIIVIGGANIDIKGKSKNVLQWRTSNPGTIRVAHGGVGRNIAHYLGLLNIPVTFLSVVGDDDEGREILEKLRNAGVETDEIIQSKKDVTGKYVAVLDEKGDMQLAVSDTMIMKRVTPRYLIAKAGIIMKNRFVIMDTNLTTQAIHYVAYLCNRENIPLIVDPVSIVKSRKLLGILPKITYLSPNMDELSALTGTVMRTSTDRQKAVSQLLQKGVKNIILTNNAQGAFVFSREFPEGYFINTRHRRVVDITGAGDALVAGLMYGLYNQYSLLKSVQIGLTLSGLTVMSPETVYSKANERLIKNKILGMFKIL
- a CDS encoding aldolase/citrate lyase family protein encodes the protein MKKNKLRELLKAGKPSLGTRISAQWPMIAEMVGSTGNFDYIEYVAEYSPFNQYDLENISRACELTEMGSMIKIDFQNREYIAQKAIASGFQAILFTDHKTPEEVRHSISIVKADEPSSGGRFGYPNRRFIGCQPYLSQLDHVKRINEIVICFMIEKKETMDNIEEICSIPGIDMVQFGPSDYSMSIGKNKSDIKKECKAAEHKMIEVALQNGVQPRCEIFGDPDEVKYYLDLGVKHICFGDEMKIYNSFLVNEGSRMRRIVNNLSGKFI
- a CDS encoding methyltransferase domain-containing protein — protein: MNLEQLIRSVENNLLSLAYSEKEKENVYTIIKAITVIDRVFFVEHKNDAYIDAALPIGYNQTISQPSTVARMLMLSNLQPGNNLLELGSGSGWNASLAGYILYPGIVTSMDIIPQLVERARKNLDELKVHLNYKERKKLNNIDFRDYNILKNLTNWQEKYNHIIITAGITPTQEGLIYQLADKVLTDKGILVCPHIHGPLIVLKKQNNKIIKRTTQEQYVFVPLIE
- a CDS encoding FAD-dependent oxidoreductase, with protein sequence MELKLIEKRQETKDVFSFIFETSKPVSWHAGQYALYKIPHTNPDNRGDTRIFTISSPPYQKKVMLTTRYFFQESSSFKKALFSKKIGEIVNVLRIQGHFIIENPENKLVFIAGGIGITPFNSILLELEKAKQIKDIILVYSNKNEENVIFKETLSQLAKANQGLAVRYIYSPQRCDREYVQKTISDFQERIFYISGPLRLVKSVEESLSQLNINREKIRKDYFPVTGEY
- a CDS encoding 2-hydroxy-3-oxopropionate reductase: MSKAKIGFIGLGVMGLPMARNLLKADYPLIVYNRNKQPLQTIVQEGAEEGKSSADVSGKCDIIITMLPDSPDVQEVVLSKGGLIEGMSAGQILIDMSSISPIVSQAISKQLSLKKVDMLDAPVSGGQEKAESGNLAIMVGGKKEIFDCCKPILEVLGNPVLVGNIGAGGTTKLVNQAIVAINIAAVAEALLLGKKAGVDPRRIFEAIKGGLAGSQCLSDKAPRMFSGDYDPGFRIKLHVKDLANVLQASQTLHNAMPLTAQVMEMMKVLISDGYSELDHGSLAKFYEKINNVSLKESKK